The sequence TTTAGTGTGAGTGCGTGTGTCTGAACGGTGTTCCGATTAGCTTGAACAATGATGTTTCCATTCCATCCTCATGGAGTTCCGAAACACGCATGCACTCTTCTCGCTGTAACCTGTGGGGCAAGTTTTGCTGAGCACATGTCCTCACAGAATCAACACAAATATCCTTTTCCCGAGCTAGTTTCAGCAGGGCGTCTTGAGGTATGCACGATTAACGCATTCACATTGTTGTAATGTAGATTTTGGTTTGATGTTGGGAGCCACGAGAATAGCATGATGTGGATGTTTTGTTAATGCAGGTTCAAACGCTTCGGAATCCGGATAAGGAACAGTTTAGGAAAGTGCTCGAGTCGTATCAACCgaattttgtttatttgcaAGGAGAGCAGCTAGAGAATGGCAGAGTTGGTTCACTGGTTTGGCAAGGATTGGAATTATCGGCTTCTGAAGATATCACAGAGCTCTTTGGTTCCACATTGCCGACGGCTGTATGTATCCTGAATTTTTACCTTCTTTTTGACTCTGTGTGTGTTTTCTTGATGGTGTGCTAGGTTACATGTATTAAGGTCAGTGAAGAAAGTGGAGAGCTTGTAAAATTGGTAGTTTCTGTGTCGTTATTGGCTTGGTTATATTATGGTGACTAATAGCCTTgggaaaagaaggaaaatataGGAAGTAGATCTGCATACTATTTAAGAATGTaggagaaagaaggaaaaataaaggAAGTAAAAATGCTGTTAAGTATGTTAGAAATTTCCTCTATATTTTCCTAGACCAGTTGTATGGCACATATATTTGTACCACGAGTATTGCACCAGTCAATGTGATACCAAAGAATTTAGACTATGGAAACTTGGTGATATTTGGAGACATTTTGACAGGGATCTgggtattattattattattgtcattttttttattattactattagtattactattattattattgttattataggATGACTAAGTCTCACATTGAGTAATATGGGATGCTTGGTTGGTTACTTTAAGTACTTTGTTCTATCCCCTTAACTAGTTTTTAAGGGAAGGTTTCCCAAGTTCTTTGGTGCTTATCCCTTTATTCATGAAATTTAATTGTCTTTGTCTCAAAATTTTGAGGTCTAATTCAGCCTATTTCTTAAGACATTTTTTTTGGCCAAATAATTGCCTTGATCTTATAAAAACTAATACGGTTCATCTGAATTACATTTGTTCCTCTCAGTTGGCATTGTGGGTATGGTATTTCATTTGATGcaatttcattgatttcttcAGGTTTATTTAGAAATACCAAATGGTGAAAGTTTTGCAGAATCTCTTCATCTTAAGGTAATTTTGTCTTAGTTGCTTGTTAAAACTCAGGTATCAATACTCAACAAACTACAATTTTTGAAGGATGCTAAAAACCAAAAGAACCCATTGCATTCTGATAATTCTCGGTGAAAGTTGGCTTATTTAATTGGATTGACTTTGCAGGGAGTCCCATATGTTATATTTTGGAAGACTGCCCTTTCTTCTTATGCTGCCTGCCATTTTCGTCAAGCATTTCTTTCAGTTGTACAGaggtatgatattttttattttattgcaacTTGCAAGAATGTGGTACATTCACAATGAAATGATTTGATGTCCTAAATCTAATTGTCCTACTGATTGAAGTCATATTGATGGATGATTGCATACGTGTTTAATGATGCTTCCAGTTGTGGCTCATCCATGACAGGAATAGTTTCTCTTGAAATCTGGAATTTTTCTAGTTTAACTATTGTTAAAGTaaatctttgaaaattttactaatatttttgtttgaactATGAAGGGAGACACTTTACACAGTCCTGTGTgccatttttttctcattttctgtgTTCATGCAATATTTGAgaccctttctttttctttggaaaaGGAGAAATTCAAGTAGTGGATTTTGTTAAGATTTTGAAGGCAGTACTTAACATCTAGTGCTGTTTACAAATGTTTTGCAGTTCGTCTACACATACGTGGGATGCTTTTCATCTTGCACGTGCCTCTTTTGAACTTTACTGTATCCAAAACAACCAAGTACTTTTGACTGACAGTCATGGTGCTCTTGGTGAGATGGGGCCATACCTTCTTGGTGACTGTCTCAAAATCAATGTTGACCCTCCAGAGGTtgatgaggaagatgatgacGAAACTTCCTCAGGCACTCTGCCTGCCATAAAGATACATGAAGATGAAGTGAACTTGAGGTTTCTTATTTGTGGCGCACCTTCAACTGTTGTAAGCTTCTTTTGAATTCTACTTCCTATTAGTGtgctctaaaaccacctttaaACTTTGATgctaatttaatgaaaaatgtcTGTGGTAACTGTGATATTTTGACATGCCCCAACTACATATGCATGTTGAAATAAGTTTCTCTGTTGTGGAACAAAGCAAAAGTATGTTTACCAATTCGCGACTGACGAAAGGATTGTTATATAAcaattcacttaaataaacaCACCCATCCACACTAGATATCATTTATCGATTACACATGGCTTTTGTTTCTTTCCAGGACGAGACATTGCTGAGATCTTTGGAGAATGGACTCAGAGCTCTCTTAACTATTGAAGTACGTTGACTTTATGTTTagttaaaatatcttatttggATGATAAAACTCCATGTCAGCAAAATCTTCATATGTATAACCTTTCTTATAATGTAAAACTTAAAAGTTTACTGTTAATGAATAAGATCCACTGTTTTCCCCCCTTCTATTGAATCTGGTGTATTCTTTCCTCAGGAGCAATTTAAATATACTATAATAAAATGCAACTTCCCACTGTAATTTTAGTAGTCTTTTATCCTGTCTTGTTTTGTAGCTTTTTGCTACAACGTTTATATCTGCTTGAGATGGTCTCTTGGGAGGTTTTctcaacttttatatttatattttcagaTCCGAGGTTGCAAGCTCCATGGCAAGTTTAGGTATGTCAATATAACTTGCGTATGATTTACACTCATACATTTGAGGGCTTGAAAAGTGTTTCTCATTCAAATTCCTATGTTTTCATGGATATTCACTGGGACTTTATTGAACTGATGAATATGATTTGCCACCATGTGATATATCTTTTTATACTATGGTACAGTGCCCCACCACCACCTCTTCAGGCAGCCACTTTTTCTCGGGGAGTTGTGACCATGCGATGTGATATATCAACTTGTAGTTCTGCACATATCTCACTTCTGGTATCTGGCAGTGCACAAACTTGTTTTAATGATCAGGTACCCTCCAACTTTCTATGGTACTATTGTTTAAGTATTATTGATGTAGCCAAGAATAAACACTATTTGCTCTGATGATACATAATAATTTGTAGTGCTAATCCTACATTTCTCTCATGAACTTTTTATAGGCATGGATACatatataaagatgtttttTAGTACTATTTTGTCTTCATAACATAATTTATCATTTCTTTTGGAATTTCAcagtttttttatcattttctttatcattaaaTTGTCTAATTACTATTTTGCTAAGCATCAAGTCAATAAACTCGCATTTAAGGTGTAATGATAATATATACATTGTGCAAGATACTTTTACctgttgaaaattttaaactctTATTCTTTGGtctatttgttttactttttagcTTTTGGAGAGTCATATAAAAAATGAGATAATTGAGAAGAGTCAACTAGTTCATGCACAACTCAACAATGAGGCAAACAAACAGAATATTTCTGAACCTCGTAGATCTGCTTCTATTGCCTGTGGAGCACCTGTATATGAAATTTGCATGAGGCTTCCTCAATGGGCTTTGCAGGTTTTAACATCTTTCTCCTTTCTCCTTTATTATAATGTTATCTTTGTTAGTGTCTTGTTGCTTAAAGTTATTATTTCTCAATGTTTTTCCTTCTTGCTAGTTTCATACTTGGGATTCATCAATGCTTTAATCATTGCTTGTTGTTCTCTTGTGGGATTATCTAATCTATATGTTAAAACTTTATCCTGCATTTTCTGCTTATAATACGTTTCATGTCCAATTTTGTACTAGGAAGGATTAGATAGTAATATTCCTACCTGGCATCTACCTTTGTTGTAAAGTACCCTGAATAAttgctttttctttcatctcttccCCCTTTCAAATGGGAGTACCAAATTCTTTAAATATGCTGCTGTTTAGCCCTATTATAATGAGAATGGTTCTAAGATAACCAAGGAATTTCACTCTGGGATTTTTCATTATGATTCTTTCAAGAAGTAATCATTGTCCCTACTAATCACACTGTTTTGACCTACCTGCTTAACCTATTTTCAAATTGGATAATCTACATCTGCATGGCTAATAATCTAAGATAACAAAGATTTGCACACTGgcatttatcatttttattctttcaagCAGTAATCATTGTCCCTACTAATCACACGGTTTTGACCCATCTGCTTATCCTATTTTCAAATTGCATAATTTACATTTGCATGGGTAATAACGAATGAACTCAAATAGTGACATGACTTTTTCATAAATACATGGATGTTAAGTTCAGTATCCAGAGTTTGCATCCTATAAGAATTGGAGTTGTACATTAGGCATATTTGTTGTTATTCGGATTCATAACTGCATGTCTTGTTGCTCCCTTCAGATTTTGAGACAGCTAGCACCTGAGGTTTCGTATCGAAGTTTAGTTGCACTCGGTATTGCTAGTATTCAGGGGTTGCCTATAGCTTCTTTCGAGAAAGATGATGCTGAGCgtctacttttcttttatcaaagcTGTGAGAAAGATAGTGGTACaagcaaaaataatataatatttagcaGTCCTCCTGGTTGGTTGAAACCACCCCCTCCTAGAAGAAAAAGGTGTGAACCAAGCCAAGGGGCTAGCCCTGGTGTTCATGACGGTGTCTTTGCAGGGCACGGTGCTGTTTGTAAAGTAAATGAAGAGGAAAAGGATAGAAAAATGGCAAATGGCATTAGCACCCCATTAACTCCTGCTAGACAGAGATTAAAAGTATCTGCAATGAGGCCAATCCCTCACATTCGTCGCCATAGAATGACACCTTTTTGTGGACCTTCTGAGACAGACGGTTTTGATGGTGCCCAAGTTGAGGGTAATTTGCCACTTGTTGCCCCAGCAAAGCGGAGTACTGGGTCAACATCTGCAACACAcagaaaatcattttcaattgCAGCTCAATCTAAGCAGGTTATTTCATTGAACCCATTGCCTCTTAAGAAGCATGGTTGCGGTAGAGGCCCAGTTCAGACGTGCTCTGAGGTTAGTTTTCCTTTGTCCATTGTTTTAAGATAATTTGATGAACCGTAACCTATGCCTACAtgacaattttttattcaaaaattgtaattatagggattatttcttttaaatatataactcGAGTATTGTGCTctgttttgattttatatatagcATTAGCTTACTTGAGAAAAATACAGAGGAATTAGAATGAGTTTTAGAGTGTGTTTTCCCCTCTCTTaggatttcatatttataataacttgtcatacATAAGATACAATGTATAAGAGAAGAGAATTCGAAAAGATACACCTAGGAACTAGGTCTAGCACAAAACACACAATACCTACAATAAATCCTATTCAAGACTATTTATTGTAACAATCTTCAAATAGAAACGTTTAAATTACTACATAAGTTGATGAAAATTGTTGCTGTCATCCAGAAAAGAGAGTTTTCTTATATGGTTTTAACATTGATGTGAATTTTAATTGCCTATCCTAGAAGGACGATCTTCCTTTTCTAATTAATGATCTTTTTGGATCAATATTTCATAAAAGAATGTTATTCTAAGAACTAAATATTGCTAAATCATACTGGGCCAAGGGCCAACTGATATACGATGCAAACATTCAATGACaatctatatttaaaaaaaaaaaatctcttgcttttcttgttttctgATTGTTTTCCTTTTAGTGATTTTTGGTCTGTATTCCATGAAGAAATTTTGTCCTAATCATTCCTGTAACTTTCTTTATTAGGAGGAATTTCTTAAAGACGTCATGGAGTTTCTAATTCTCCGGGGACACAATCGCCTAATTCCTCAAGGAGGGCTTATTGAGTTTCCGGATGCCATACTCAATGGAAAACGTCTTGATCTCTACAATTTGTATAAAGAGGTGAGTTGATGACTCTATATTCTTTCAGAATGATTAtggataagtttttttttttttttttttcttttgtatattttctttctcaatttgTTGGTCTTTTTAGGTGGTTACAAGAGGAGGATTTCATGTTGGCAATGGCATCAACTGGAAGGGGCAAATCTTTTCAAAGATGCGGAATTACACAACTACCAATAGGATGACTGTAAGTTCTATGCGTTGACTATATACCTTGAGTAGTTCATTTGGTCCCAAAACTGAATGTTGCTTGCACCCTACCTTAGAAGCGTTCACCGGAAAGAACCTTAAATTAGTGCTTTCATTCTTTTACAGTATTCTGTCCTGTTCCTCAttccaaaaactaaaaatggcGCAATCAGTTTATTTTATGGGTTTGGTCTTTGACTTAGGCGTTGGTTTAAGTACTGATAATCATATGTTGTTGGCTATGCCTCTGTTTTAGGTTCTTTAAAAGATTGTTAGTTATATTGGCATAGAAGTTAAGATTGCACTGAAGAGAAGTTCTTTGACTACTGAAGAAATTATGTTCTGACTGAATGTTTGTTTATTATGTGAAATTAACTGGAAGCTAAGGGTTTTTGTGCCTTCTTCTACAGGGTGTTGGAAATACTCTGAAAAGACATTATGAGACCTACCTTTTAGAATATGAATTAGCGCATGACGATGTGGATGGAGAATGTTGCTTGTTGTGTCACAGGTTtgtacttaatattttttaagccAGTGGAGCTACgcagtctcattattttaagaGTCGTAATTTATCTTTCACTTTATGATTGGCAACCGTAGCAACAgctaatatataatttttatgtacAATCTTTACTGCTAAACAGTAGTGCAGCTGGTGATTGGGTGAATTGTGGCATATGTGGTGAGTGGGCCCACTTTGGCTGTGACAGAAGGCAGGGTCTAGGCGCATTTAAGGTACTACTTCATCATCACATAGAATTATTGTATATACGATTAGtcttataaagagaaaaataatatcactttgcttttaattgtattaaggttcttttctttaattgacAACTTTTGCAGGATTATGCAAAAACAGATGGGCTAGAATACATATGTCCTCATTGTAGTGTTACAAATTTCAAGAAGAAACAAAACGTTGCTAATGGATATTCTCAAGGGTCAATGCCTTCACGACTCCTTTGATGGTTTTTCTCCTGGATTTATCTGTACTCTATGTTTTAGATAGATTAGTAAAATataggatgaaaaaaaaatgaaaattaggtCAATCAACAGAAATGTCATTAGGATTAGGCGAACCCCTTTCACCTTTGTTATTTATTAAGGGGAACAAAAATTCCTAATTCAGATAATGGAACTCTTACCACTTTCCTATCCCCATCACATCAAACTCTGCATTGTGAGTTCGGAGTTAGTTTATTACGAGTGTCCTATTGTATTGAAAGGAAAATGTGTATAGACTTCTGCACTGAGAATGtttatatgatttaattaaCATATCATTTTCAAGTCTTTTTATCATATTCAAATACTACTTCTTGGTTGTCAGATTTGATtgtcaaatagaaaaaaaaatgcatataaataattgctcgtATAATTGCGTTCTGTATACGATCTAATTCCTCATATGTTCACAACCAAGACAACTTTTAAATAGAGAAGGAATAGTTTTTTGGGAAGagattattttgataaaaagcacttttttttttgtcaaaattagAATAAGCACCTCGTAACATAATTTTAAGACTTTTAGTTTACTTAGAATCACTTTTAATTCTActtttaagtataaattattCTGTTTTGAGAACTTTGccttttcttttgtaaatgGGCTGTCTAATGAAACTTCaagaacaaacttttttttttttatatcatgaattagattttattgaaaaatctaCCGTCTTataactcaaaaataaaaaagtaacatgcttattaaaaaaaagggatataatatataatcttcACTTAAAACTAACGTGtaaattgtaactttttttcttttttgaagcATTACTATTGATGACGAGACGATGCATCCCATACTGactaaaaaagaataaacttaCTTTTGCCATTTGCATTTGGGATATGTTCTAATGTTTCGAAACACAtgtcaaaaacaatattttgtaaACATTTCCTAATATTTTGATACGAGCTgcacaatagaaaaaaaaataccgaTTCTCTTTGTCCCTGCAATCGAACAGAGAATCTAATTACGTCGTTATATTCAATACGACAAGGTGTTAATAGATTGTTACAATATTGAAAGTGATATATCATTAAGGAAAGAGATattgacataatttttttcataatattttgatactGTATACCTCATTTTTTTcactgatttattatttatttgttattttattgacatactttaaattcaatcaaaaaatgatatatgttttatgtcaaaatattatcaaaaaatttacattaatatatcattgttttattattaattttacacaGAAGCATCAATGGAAGCTTGTTAGGAGAAGAAAAACTTGTTCTAAAACAATGTCATGCAACATTAACAATTTAAAGAGATAAGTCCTGTAAAACACGTTTGGGAAAGTTAGTATAGAAGATTCTAACTCAAAATGCTAAAATTACACGGTAgcatttataatgttttttgaaagaaaagaacattCTCAAGAAGGAATTTAATTAGAAGTAGTtaagaaaggagaaagaagTTATCAAAGCATTATATCAGATTCTATTATGGCATGGATTCAACATAAATATTCCTAAGGAATAACTGCTTGAGTTAATGTTCCTTTCTGAAAACACCACACACTCACTCATTTCTCTTATATAACATTCATTCTTCCAAACCAACCCTTCATCCTTCAAAAAACACCTTTCTCCAATTTCTCCTTCACTTTCTGCATTTCATGGCCAACATTATTGTCAacccttcttctttccttctcaGGTTAACCCCACCACTCTCATCTTCTTATTCTTCTGCTTTGCTTCACCATAATCCATTCTCACAAAACTTCAAGacaatatcataaattttttgCTGTTATATACATTTTCTTTGACGATTTTAGCTACTGTTTTTAGTTTTATGGTATGTAACATGTTAAATATATGAAGGCAATGGTGCAGGAAGCGATGGTGTAGTGTTGTAACAGAGAGTTTAAGGATGCAAATGGAAGGCAAAAGAGTGAAAGGAAAAgcaaataaagaagataagttTTGGATGAGAGATCCAAAGAGTGGAAATTGGATTCCTGAGAAACACTTTGGTGAAGTTGATGCTGCTGAGCTTAGGGAGAAGTTTCTGCCCAAACCACACACTAAATCTACCAATCAACTTAACTAGAAACTCACTCAAACAAAAACCACTTctatgtaataaatatatgttcttCATGGTCTCACTTACCTCTATGATAAGTCAATTTCATCTTCATTAATTGTTCTCTATGTcgaataattttatatttacctAATATCTTAACTTTTCAttgcattttttaaaaataaaatcgtgatagaatttcaaattttaaaacaaaaaaagtaccactaatatatatatatatatatatatatatatatatatatatatatatatataaggttgtcaaactcgagagtttaagtaaactcgtgagagtccaataaactcgactcgtaaactcgtaagagtttactttgcatgaaaaaaaaaatataaataacatcctaattgaaataagataacaaaattatataaattaaaataaataagttcatagaaatattgttcataaaaatataatgtaaaacatNNNNNNNNNNNNNNNNNNNNNNNNNNNNNNNNNNNNNNNNNNNNNNNNNNNNNNNNNNNNNNNNNNNNNNNNNNNNNNNNNNNNNNNNNNNNNNNNNNNNNNNNNNNNNNNNNNNNNNNNNNNNNNNNNNNNNNNNNNNNNNNNNNNNNNNNNNNNNNNNNNNNNNNNNNNNNNNNNNNNNNNNNNNNNNNNNNNNNNNNNNNNNNNNNNNNNNNNNNNNNNNNNNNNNNNNNNNNNNNNNNNNNNNNNNNNNNNNNNNNNNNNNNNNNNNNNNNNNNNNNNNNNNNNNNNNNNNNNNNNNNNNNNNNNNNNNNNNNNNNNNNNNNNNNNNNNNNNNNNNNNNNNNNNNNNNNNNNNNNNNNNNNNNNNNNNNNNNNNNNNNNNNNNNNNNNNNNNNNNNNNNNNNNNNNNNNNNNNNNNNNNNNNNNNNNNNNNNNNNNNNNNNNNNNNNNNNNNNNNNNNNNNNNNNNNNNNNNNNNNNNNNNNNNNNNNNNNNNNNNNNNNNNNNNNNNNNNNNNNNNNNNNNNNNNNNNNNNNNNNNNNNNNNNNNNNNNNNNNNNNNNNNNNNNNNNNNNNNNNNNNNNNNNNNNNNNNNNNNNNNNNNNNNNNNNNNNNNNNNNNNNNNNNNNNNNNNNNNNNNNNNNNNNNNNNNNNNNNNNNNNNNNNNNNNNNNNNNNNNNNNNNNNNNNNNNNNNNNNNNNNNNNNNNNNNNNNNNNNNNNNNNNNNNNNNNNNNNNNNNNNNNNNNNNNNNNNNNNNNNNNNNNNNNNNNNNNNNNNNNNNNNNNNNNNNNNNNNNNNNNNNNNNNNNNNNNNNNNNNNNNNNNNNNNNNNNNNNNNNNNNNNNNNNNNNNNNNNNNNNNNNNNNNNNNNNNNNNNNNNNNNNNNNNNNNNNNNNNNNNNNNNNNNNNNNNNNNNNNNNNNNNNNNNNNNNNNNNNNNNNNNNNNNNNNNNNNNNNNNNNNNNNNNNNNNNNNNNNNNNNNNNNNNNNNNNNNNNNNNNNNNNNNNNNNNNNNNNNNNNNNNNNNNNNNNNNNNNNNNNNNNNNNNNNNNNNNNNNNNNNNNNNNNNNNNNNNNNNNNNNNNNNNNNNNNNNNNNNNNNNNNNNNNNNNNNNNNNNNNNNNNNNNNNNNNNNNNNNNNNNNNNNNNNNNNNNNNNNNNNNNNNNNNNNNNNNNNNNNNNNNNNNNNNNNNNNNNNNNNNNNNNNNNNNNNNNNNNNNNNNNNNNNNNNNNNNNNNNNNNNNNNNNNNNNNNNNNNNNNNNNNNNNNNNNNNNNNNNNNNNNNNNNNNNNNNNNNNNNNNNNNNNNNNNNNNNNNNNNNNNNNNNNNNNNNNNNNNNNNNNNNNNNNNNNNNNNNNNNNNNNNNNNNNNNNNNNNNNNNNNNNNNNNNNNNNNNNNNNNNNNNNNNNNNNNNNNNNNNNNNNNNNNNNNNNNNNNNNNNNNNNNNNNNNNNNNNNNNNNNNNNNNNNNNNNNNNNNNNNNNNNNNNNNNNNNNNNNNNNNNNNNNNNNNNNNNNNNNNNNNNNNNNNNNNNNNNNNNNNNNNNNNNNNNNNNNNNNNNNNNNNNNNNNNNNNNNNNNNNNNNNNNNNNNNNNNNNNNNNNNNNNNNNNNNNNNNNNNNNNNNNNNNNNNNNNNNNNNNNNNNNNNNNNNNNNNNNNNNNNNNNNNNNNNNNNNNNNNNNNNNNNNNNNNNNNNNNNNNNNNNNNNNNNNNNNNNNAGCCTTTCTCTAATGTTGTGATAAGATGGTGGTTTGTATCCAACTCCATACTTACCAATCATTTCACACATCTTTGCAAATGCTggatttttaattacattaaaaggaAT comes from Vigna radiata var. radiata cultivar VC1973A unplaced genomic scaffold, Vradiata_ver6 scaffold_215, whole genome shotgun sequence and encodes:
- the LOC106778200 gene encoding AT-rich interactive domain-containing protein 4, producing the protein MMFPFHPHGVPKHACTLLAVTCGASFAEHMSSQNQHKYPFPELVSAGRLEVQTLRNPDKEQFRKVLESYQPNFVYLQGEQLENGRVGSLVWQGLELSASEDITELFGSTLPTAVYLEIPNGESFAESLHLKGVPYVIFWKTALSSYAACHFRQAFLSVVQSSSTHTWDAFHLARASFELYCIQNNQVLLTDSHGALGEMGPYLLGDCLKINVDPPEVDEEDDDETSSGTLPAIKIHEDEVNLRFLICGAPSTVDETLLRSLENGLRALLTIEIRGCKLHGKFSAPPPPLQAATFSRGVVTMRCDISTCSSAHISLLVSGSAQTCFNDQLLESHIKNEIIEKSQLVHAQLNNEANKQNISEPRRSASIACGAPVYEICMRLPQWALQILRQLAPEVSYRSLVALGIASIQGLPIASFEKDDAERLLFFYQSCEKDSGTSKNNIIFSSPPGWLKPPPPRRKRCEPSQGASPGVHDGVFAGHGAVCKVNEEEKDRKMANGISTPLTPARQRLKVSAMRPIPHIRRHRMTPFCGPSETDGFDGAQVEGNLPLVAPAKRSTGSTSATHRKSFSIAAQSKQVISLNPLPLKKHGCGRGPVQTCSEEEFLKDVMEFLILRGHNRLIPQGGLIEFPDAILNGKRLDLYNLYKEVVTRGGFHVGNGINWKGQIFSKMRNYTTTNRMTGVGNTLKRHYETYLLEYELAHDDVDGECCLLCHSSAAGDWVNCGICGEWAHFGCDRRQGLGAFKDYAKTDGLEYICPHCSVTNFKKKQNVANGYSQGSMPSRLL